AATCtacttcatcaatttttgattgtaaAAAATGGTCTAAAACAGAAATTATGTTGGTGGTTAGAGGTGGAAGAATTGAATGCACTGattctaataatgaaaaaattacttCAAGAACTAAAGAAGATGGAACTGGTGGTGAATTGATAACTACTccaactacaactacaactactaAAACCAATAGCAAATCTACCTATTCTGGTGGTCGTAGCGGTGGTAATGACGATGTTAAGATGAATAAAGAAACTACTAGCCTGAGTAgtggttgttgtggtggaAATGTTTTTGTTAATGGTTTACAACATTTTACATTATTCCAATTTATTGCTATATTGATAACTTTAGTAAATAGTTTTGTCTTACCCttataaacaattaatcAACTAACTAACAAACTAACAAACTAACAAACTAAactataattattatatataatttaacTATCAATTTCCATATATTCTggattctttttcaaaataacaACCCCTTCTAATGAACTACTCAAACTTATCCATTCATCGGTATTTTCTAGTTCAGCACGTTCAccataatttaataatacgGGCGTAGATTGAGTGACCCAACCAGTAATAGTCTTTGGTTTACCCGCTTGtccaacaacatcaactgCTTGACCAACTCTAACATTGACTTTAattggtttcaattcttcatcaaccGTTACCAACATACGCGGTTTCACCGCAGGAGTCAAATAATACAACAATTGATGAGTAGTTTCAGTTGTTGAATCATTCAATATAAATGATCTTGGATCCAAAAGTGCAATAGCAATGGTTAATAATGATGCCAAAGAAACTTTAGATAAAATAGTTCTTTCGGAATTATATGGAGTCAATGTTAAAGTACCTTTACCTAAATGTAAAATACCTTGAGCAATTCTTACCATAAATAAAGTATCTGGTGATTTAATATAATAAGAAGCCAATTGTCTTAATAATTGAGCCAATCTAGCATTATTAGTACCAGCACCAACAAGACCCATGGAATAAATGGAATTTTGGGCAACTTCTAAATCTGGATCATGTGAATAACGTGATAAAGTTTCAAAAACTTTCATTTGTGGATTAGATGTAGACACTAATCCCATAGCCAATGGAACTGCTCTTctaattaatgaattaccATAATGCATCAAATGTCCAAAATGACGTAATGACATATCTTGACCAATATCTTCACCCATAGCAATACATGCTAAACCCAAGACAGCAATTCCTTGatataattcttcttcttcgtctatttcttcttcgtcttctttGTCATCGCCGCCTTCTTGTGCCTTTTCGTCACctgcagcagcagcagcagcactactactactatcCCCCTTTTCTTTCGAGGAGGAAGTAGTTGAAGTAGCACTTGCAGTGGTGTTCTCAGAAGTCTCATTCTTTGATTCAGCATCTTCCATCTCcacatcttcttcttcttctcctccTTCTCCATTTGATTTGGtatctttattttgttgttgttgttgttgttcctCCTCAGAttgttccaattttttttcttcttccaattGATCTTTAGGTTTAGCAGTACACATTTGTAATAATGCTTGGATTTGTAATACATTCCCAGTACCAGCAAAGGCACAAATATTAACCAAAACTTTTAATGTCTTACTAATAGGGTGTTCGATGGCATCAATGGTTTCCAAAACATCTTCTGCTTGTTCAGTTCTACCCATATACAATAATCCTAAACCTAAGGAcataaatttaataaatttattagtCAATTGGGTATAATCTCTTTCCAATAATGTTTGTAAAATAGTTGACGTAACATCACCATGACATGtaccaacaaaaatatgACCCAAAGCTAAAGCAGCAAGACATGAAATTTCCAACGAGATATCCAAATCAGAAACTAATGGTAACAACAAGTTTAAAACATCTTCATTTGCAGACCCAGCAAAGGCAATACCTAACCCATTTATAGCCGCAGTTTGATAAAGTTTATTTGGTTCATGAACATATTCTTGTAATAAGGCAAATGCAGCATCGACTTCATCATGAACATTAGCCGACACTACACCAGTTCCCAATAATGCACCTGCTTTCACTTCTGAATCTTCAGAATAAGTATATTTATCCAAGACTTGTAAACCTTCATTGATATTCCATTGATGAATCGACCCAAGAGAAGCAGTAGTAGATGCCATACCTGAACCTTTTGTTCTATAAATCCatgatttattatcttcttcagtttgaactaatttatcattaccaAAACCCAAGTTAAGAAATCCATTAACAAATGATGCAGCCAAATTTTGTTTAGCTGAATCTATTGAACCCGAAGTACCTAAACcaaatttggaattttCTAAATGAGATTTATAAACATCTTCAGGAACTTTTGGAtccaacaaattcaattctttaacCAAATATTGGAAATATTCAGCTAATTTCACATTAGAAATACATTCTTGTACTTCTGGATTTTCACCTggatatttgaaattgctATTTTGTTGagataaaataaaaccCAATTGTTTATGAAGTGATTCATCGGTAGTTGAATCGAAAACTTGttttatcaattcattatcGTCTAATTTAATAGCCAATGTTAAGGCCTGGgtcaattgattatgaGACAAATATATCGAATAAGCAGtgtttaaaaatgaaacatCATCTGGTGGAGCTAAATAGGGCACACAACTTGTGACATAAAGACATACTCTGGCAAAAgtattttcatcaacaaactgtggcaatttatcaatacaTTCAATTTCTAATAACAAATCAACGGCATCGGCTTCCGCATTATGTTTCAAAAAGAATGGTACAATTTGCAAAGCCAATTTCACCAATTTATTcaccaattcttcatcaacacCTAAATTTTCTTGGAATGATTCTCCAATTTCCAAAGCCAAATGACGCATATATTCATGTCCCCAATCGGAAATAGTATCATCTGAAGCTAATAATCTATATTTTAAAGAATCTCTATTGCCTTCATCAGAATAAGTAGTTGCTAATACTGATAATATATCAGCCAatttaataacaataacatcTTTGGCCAGAAATTGATTGGACCAATTTGTGTATAATTCAGTTAATGAAGGGTAATGTGGtcttaaaaatttcaaaggTTTGGGGACAGCAGTCATTGATGTGGTCGATTCCTTGataaaagttttcaaaGCATCTAAATACTTGTTATATAATGCCCTGTCTTGATTTGGTTCATTCAATCTTTCAActaataattccaattcatcTTTTAAATGTTGATCTTCTTCAgataattcttcttccttttgaacttttgatttatcagATTTAGTTGGTTGTTGATCTTTAGAAGTCTGAGATTGGATTTGCTCTTTTGATTGTTCTTGAGATGGtgccattttttttttttttttcaactattgttttatatttataattcttATTGGGCAATGATCaatctttaaaaaaaaaattatactAAAGACTATAAATACAGATATAATTGTAGGTTAATTTCAATACAAAGATTCTGTTGCCATCAATAAGTagattttttctttttttcgGTTTTCGTTGTTGagaaattatttgattgattgatagtTTGGGAAACACagagagaaaaagagaaagagaaagagagagtGGCAAAAtctttgttcttcttcttttagtGAGAAGACTGCACATAACTTGCACACAACTCTTTAAACTTAACGGTTTTACAACATATTCTTCCCCCCCAAGGTTGACAAGTTATATCGATTGATAGTTAGTTCAAAAAGATCAATTAGAAGACTACAAAGGgatcattatcattagttGATCTAGAACTTAGTAGGTGCTGCAAAGTAATCTTAGTGagaattattttgaaacattGTGGCTGGTTGCTAGAGATTTTAACAACACATTTAATGATCAAGGAATAGACGATTTATGAGTTATTCACTAGTTCTGAGTGATCAAATAACTTAATGTCTGGTGTAACTGATAATTTCAATCTATTATAGAATGgaaatatttgaatgtTGCAAATATCGTGTGTGTCGACTCAATACCCACCGCGATGTCTCGACCAATACCAAATTAAGTTTATACAACATATCGCACGACAATAACacaacattttttttggtggtggtagtattTCTCGTGTTAGGTCGTTAGTTATTAGTcgttatatttttttttacttctttttcttttacttcttttttttttcctatTCAAGATTTGacaattgtttttgatttacttcttcttttagTTCTCTCTCTCTYtctctctttctttcattgAACAATATAACCCAGATTTCCTGTTCCAACTTACTATTTATacatttctttattatttcattttgatattCTGATTGAGGAttcaacttttttattattggtttTCCTTCCTTTTGATTAGGCTCCCTACACTAGTATATTGCTTATAACAAAGTAACCATcgttttaattttgtttttgttttttttttttttttgaccGATTGAAGATTCCCACTTTATATTGCAATCAGTTGAAACGACTTTTTCGTTTTTGTCATATCCTGTTCCCTTGTatgtttattaattgattaattaatttattagatCTATTTTACTTGACCCTATTAAGGCTTTCACACATACCCACATACATTACACCCACACACTCCCYCCCTCCACATGGATAGGATATTTTATAAATCGGATCTTCGGGATCCAACCACCAATTATcccatatatatatttgataCATCATATTTACCATCACCCgatataataaattataatgaatttttaataacTTTAATGAGTTATTTACCGATAAAACCATATGTTTTAATTATGTTTAGTTGTggattaaataaaatatcatGGATTTGGGGCATTAAATTTATACAAAAAATCTTGAATCGAAGagatttaaaaaatttaattaaagtCTATACTGTTCATGATAGTTggtttttaaaatcaatgacttcaatattacaaaatttcaattcaacaagGAAAAATTTAGAACAATTAGATCAATTATTAGGTGCATTTACATTTGTCAATGATTTATCTGATACCAAGAATGATAGACAAACTTTAGTTATTCATTGTCAAACATTAAGTGAATTGAGTTATTATTTAGATATaaccaatttgaaaatatcttataatattttcaaacatgatttacaaatttccgaattgaaattatcaatgaGATATCAACCAATTATTCATCCCTTAATTACATTAAATGTTCAAAAATATTCGATTTTCCATCATCATTTatatcaaattttcaaaatagtAGAGAATAATGGCAATAAAGTGGAATTGATATTATATAAACCAGgaaataaattcaaatgtgATATTTTATATCAATGTATTTtaagaaatcaattgatttggatAAATGATTGGGatttatattcaattgcTACCGTATTTAAAAGGATTTTACTGGAATTACCTTTCCCTTTAATagatattgaattgattaaattacCCATAGGAGATAATTTACAATAtacttttaaaattttcaaaagattAATTAATAGATTACAAAGACATCAAGAAACTCAAAATTatgatcaattattatttcaaattttagATATGTGTTTAAAAATTGTCGACAATAATGACATTACCAAAcatacaacaacaacgataTCAAAAGGTATGTCATATTGTTTGAGTCATGAATTAGTATCAACCAATAAGACAAacattcaaattatcaatcGTTTTCTTAAAAATTTACTTGAATATTGGTCAGAAATAAGGAAAAATTTCCATATTTATactattgatgatgttatTGATGGAAAACTTCAAACTGAATCTATCTCAACAAGTCATGAAACTTCATCTTATGATTTGAGCCATGATATAACATTAGATCAAGAAAGTGAaagtagtaatagtagtaatgatgatgatgatgatgaagatattgGTTTTATTGAAACTAAAGATATTTTACGAAATTTATCCTTAaataatgacaataataacaacaacaacaacaacaacaacaattctGCAGATAGAACTGGTGCGAGTACTAGTACTAGTACTAGTactaattcttttaataaacCAAATGGATTTCATCAACGTACAACATCAGTAACtaataaaacaatagaccaaatcaatataaaaaaatctcATAAGAAATCATTATCTGATGTATCTAATTTACAAATCCAATATCCTCCtcaaaaatacaaatttaCCCCAACTActatcaccaccaccagcgGCGGTACCAACAGCGGCACCACCAGCAATACTTCAAGAAGAGACGATAATTCAAAAGCtcaaaagaaatcaaatgtGGAAAACACCAGCAATGGTAATGAATTACAACTGAATGGTAATACTAATAGTCGTAGTGGTATTCATAGTGGTATAACTACATTTACACCTACACCAacattgaagaaaaaaccTGTAATTAGAGGTAGAAAAGTTAGTGAATTGgctaaattatttgaagaaagaagtgaaggtattgaaattttacGAGGCATGACTTAGAATATAAAACAACACCatgaaaatataaaattttaCATATATAACATAgaagatatatatatatatatatatatatatatgtagaACAATGATTAAAATGAATTTACAAGCAACAACTAcattcatatatatatatacaataaaaagaagatagatagatagttaaaaaaagaaaattaaaattaaaattaaaattaaaattaaagtttgaaaaaaattaaacacTAGTAGTATACAAAC
This genomic stretch from Candida albicans SC5314 chromosome 1, complete sequence harbors:
- the RPN1 gene encoding proteasome regulatory particle base subunit (Putative 19S regulatory particle of the 26S proteasome; regulated by Gcn2p and Gcn4p); translated protein: MAPSQEQSKEQIQSQTSKDQQPTKSDKSKVQKEEELSEEDQHLKDELELLVERLNEPNQDRALYNKYLDALKTFIKESTTSMTAVPKPLKFLRPHYPSLTELYTNWSNQFSAKDVIVIKLADILSVLATTYSDEGNRDSLKYRLLASDDTISDWGHEYMRHLALEIGESFQENLGVDEELVNKLVKLALQIVPFFLKHNAEADAVDLLLEIECIDKLPQFVDENTFARVCLYVTSCVPYLAPPDDVSFLNTAYSIYLSHNQLTQALTLAIKLDDNELIKQVFDSTTDESLHKQLGFILSQQNSNFKYPGENPEVQECISNVKLAEYFQYLVKELNLLDPKVPEDVYKSHLENSKFGLGTSGSIDSAKQNLAASFVNGFLNLGFGNDKLVQTEEDNKSWIYRTKGSGMASTTASLGSIHQWNINEGLQVLDKYTYSEDSEVKAGALLGTGVVSANVHDEVDAAFALLQEYVHEPNKLYQTAAINGLGIAFAGSANEDVLNLLLPLVSDLDISLEISCLAALALGHIFVGTCHGDVTSTILQTLLERDYTQLTNKFIKFMSLGLGLLYMGRTEQAEDVLETIDAIEHPISKTLKVLVNICAFAGTGNVLQIQALLQMCTAKPKDQLEEEKKLEQSEEEQQQQQQNKDTKSNGEGGEEEEDVEMEDAESKNETSENTTASATSTTSSSKEKGDSSSSAAAAAAGDEKAQEGGDDKEDEEEIDEEEELYQGIAVLGLACIAMGEDIGQDMSLRHFGHLMHYGNSLIRRAVPLAMGLVSTSNPQMKVFETLSRYSHDPDLEVAQNSIYSMGLVGAGTNNARLAQLLRQLASYYIKSPDTLFMVRIAQGILHLGKGTLTLTPYNSERTILSKVSLASLLTIAIALLDPRSFILNDSTTETTHQLLYYLTPAVKPRMLVTVDEELKPIKVNVRVGQAVDVVGQAGKPKTITGWVTQSTPVLLNYGERAELENTDEWISLSSSLEGVVILKKNPEYMEIDS
- the ECM25 gene encoding Ecm25p (Non-essential protein involved in cell morphogenesis); amino-acid sequence: MDRIFYKSDLRDPTTNYPIYIFDTSYLPSPDIINYNEFLITLMSYLPIKPYVLIMFSCGLNKISWIWGIKFIQKILNRRDLKNLIKVYTVHDSWFLKSMTSILQNFNSTRKNLEQLDQLLGAFTFVNDLSDTKNDRQTLVIHCQTLSELSYYLDITNLKISYNIFKHDLQISELKLSMRYQPIIHPLITLNVQKYSIFHHHLYQIFKIVENNGNKVELILYKPGNKFKCDILYQCILRNQLIWINDWDLYSIATVFKRILSELPFPLIDIELIKLPIGDNLQYTFKIFKRLINRLQRHQETQNYDQLLFQILDMCLKIVDNNDITKHTTTTISKGMSYCLSHELVSTNKTNIQIINRFLKNLLEYWSEIRKNFHIYTIDDVIDGKLQTESISTSHETSSYDLSHDITLDQESESSNSSNDDDDDEDIGFIETKDILRNLSLNNDNNNNNNNNNNNSADRTGASTSTSTSTNSFNKPNGFHQRTTSVTNKTIDQINIKKSHKKSLSDVSNLQIQYPPQKYKFTPTTITTTSGGTNSGTTSNTSRRDDNSKAQKKSNVENTSNGNELQSNGNTNSRSGIHSGITTFTPTPTLKKKPVIRGRKVSELAKLFEERSEGIEILRGMT